The following nucleotide sequence is from Rubrobacter radiotolerans DSM 5868.
TCGGGACGTACCTCGCCTCGGCCGTCTACGCGCTCTGGACGGCGGCTGGGGTCGCGGTCGTTCTCGTCGTCGTTGCGGGGCTCCCGTTCCTCTTCGCCTTTGCGACGGTCGCCGTCTCCGAGGTCGTGCTGCTTCTTGTCGGGAACGCGGTCCTTGTCGAGCGGGTCTGGAGGCGTTAGTACCCGCGGGGTCCGTTACAGGCTGCGGTCGAGAAAGCCGATGACCCTCCGGCAGTAGACCTCCCGGTCTGCGTAGTAGGACTCGACGTGCGCCGCCTCGGGGACGGTCCACAGCTCCTTCGGCTCTCCGGCGGCCGCGAACATCCGGCGCGAGTCGTTCGGGTCGGTAACGTCGTCTTGCTCGCCGTGGATCAGGAGCAGCGGCCTCGGGGAGATCCGGGCCACGTACCTCACCGGCTCGACCTCGGACATCCGGTAGTCGAGAAACGTGCTTGCGAGCGCGAGGGTAGGTCCGGCGAGCGGCCCGATGCGCTCCCGGAGGTGCCGAAGCAACAGCTCGCGCTGCGAGGCGAAGGGCGAGTCGGCGACGACCGCCCCGACCCGCCGGTCGTCGGCGGCGGTCATCAGCGCGACCGCCCCGCCCATCGAGTACCCGAGAAGCGCGAGCGGGACCTCCGGGGCGCGTCCGAGGGCGTATCCGACGGCGGCCCGCGCATCGAGCCGCTCGTGGCCCCCGAGGGAGACCCGGTCTCCCTCGGAGCTTCCCCGCCCCCGGTTGTCCAGCAGCAGAACGTTCGAGCCCGCCCGGTAGAGCGCGCCCCCGATACCGAGCGTGTCCTGCCGGGCTCCGTTGTGTCCGGAGAGGATGACGACCGTCCGTTGCGCTTGCGGGTTCGGGAGCCACCACGCCCCGAGCCGCAGCCCGTCTTCGGTCCTGAAGGCGACGTCCTCGTACGGCAGACCGAGCTCCCACGGTGTCAGAAAGCGGGTCTCCTTCTCCTCCGGCGTGCCGAACCTGCGGGCCGCGAGACGCGCTCCGGCGAGCGCCGCGCCCGCGGCCGCCCCGGAGAACACCGCCGCCCCGAGCGAGAGCCGCGCGAGCCTTCCGGCCGGAAGGGCGGCTCCGCGTCGGCCGGTGATCCGCCCTGCCTCCCGCCTGTGCTCTTTCATGTGGAACATGGTAGACGAACCGGTAATCCCTCGCGCTTGTCCGGCTTCTCTTTTGCGGGGCAGGGGGTCTGCCCCGGGACCCCGGAGGCGAGCGACTCCGCGGGAGACCGCATCTCTGCGGTTCGACCTCCCGAAGAGAACACCGCGACATTCACTGCCACAGGGCCACCTGCGACCTCTGAAGCCGGTTTCTTTGCTCCGGGTGCGACGCAGCGGGGCTAGCCGATCACCTCCACCTCGCTGGTGTCCACCTCGACGATGCCGTCGAGGCCGAGGATCTCCGCCACGAGCGTGTCGAGGTCCTCCTGTGTTGCGACCTCGCCGGAGAGCGCGACGACGCCGTCCTGCGAGGAGACGACCTCTATCTCCGTGTCGGCGAGAAGCTCGAGCAGTTCCTCGACCTCGTCCTGGACGGTCTCGCTCTCCCGGAGGGCGGGGTCGGTCTCCTCCGCGCCGGTCTCCGGGTCGGTGTAGCCTTCGGCCTCCTCGACGGCCTCCGGCGTCGCTCCTATGCTGTCCCCGAGCTCCCGTTCCGGCGACTCCTCGGTCGGGGCCTGTCCTATGTCCGGGCTCTCCTCCGGACGTCCTTCTCTGTCGGTCATGCGCTCTCCAGCTCTCTAGCTCTCTCTGTCGGACTCACTCTCGTATACCCGGATGGCCGGGATCTACTACTCTCCCCCGGAGGTCTTCGGGGCCGCCTACCGCTCGGCGGGCCACCCGGCGAGGTTGCACAGTTGCGCGTAAAGCTCCCGGACCTCCCCCGAAGGATCGGCTTCGAGAAGGTCCTGCGCGGTGTAGAGGTGGTGTCTCAGACCCCGCACGACCCGCGAGCGGACAAGGGAGATCAGCTGTTCCGAGGCGTGCATCCCGCAGAAGTCCAGAACGCGGCGAAGCTCCTCCTGCGGCCTGCGAAAGAACGCCTCGTAGTGCGTGATCATGAGCTGGCCCTCCGGGACCTCCTCAAGGAGCCGCCGGTTGTACACCGTCCAGAGGTTCAGCCCGAACTCGACCGACGACGCTCCCCGCGAGCGCAGCGAGGCCGCAACCTCCAGCGGGTTCCTTACGGGCGCGACCACGCGCAAGTCCGGCGCGAGGTCGAGCCAGAGCCCCATCGTGAGCGTCGCGCGCGGGTCCTTCCAGCCCCACGCTCCGCCTCCCGCGAAGTCCTCCATGAGCGCGGCCGCCTCTTCCCGGACCTTCGCGAACTCCTCCTTGCGGAACCAGCCCGGCTCCAGGTCCGGCGGGAGGTCCCAGCCGCCCCTGCGCAGCCGGAAGATTTCGTTGCTCACCGCGACGAACCGCCGGTTCTCGAAGTACCCGTCGGCATTGCTCTCGTCGCCGGCAAACATCTCCGACTCGTCCCCGAGGTCGAGCCCGAGCCGGTAGAGCAGCTGCGAGAGCGTCGAGGTCCCCGAGCGGTGCATCCCTGCAATGCAGACCGGAGGTGCCGGAGGAACCTCAAGGAGCCTCGCCGTGTCCCGACCTTCCTCTGAAGCGCTGTGCTTTTCCGGGTGAGACCTCTCTCTCACGAGTGGACCGCCCTCCCTGGTTCTAGACCTCCTCTGCGTTCCCGGGACCCCTCCCCGGGAACCATTGCACGCCCGGGAGTATAGCGGTCGCTGCGTATAGCGGTCGCTGCCTCCGAAAAGGTGTAGTGAGATATGAGAACATGCCTACCGTTGACGTATCAGCTTCGGCGCGGGACCTCCGGCGGGGAGCCCGCGAGCGTGTAAGAGTCCGAAGTTCCTGAGGAGAGTTCGTATGTCAGAGCGCAGCGCCACGAACAGCCCCGGAGATGCCTCTCCCGAGGCCGCGCCGAAGCTGCTGGCCTTCTACCTGCCCCAGTTCCACCCGATACCCGAGAACGACCGCTGGTGGGGCAAGGGATACACGGAGTGGACGAACGTAGCGAACGCGAAGCCGCTCTTCCCGGGCCACTACCAGCCGCACCTGCCCGCCGACCTCGGCTTCTACGACCTGCGGCTTCCGGAGGCCCGGAAGGCTCAGGCCGACCTTGCGAGGAGTTACGGCATCCACGGCTTCTGCTACTACCACTACTGGTTTAACGGACGCAGGCTCCTGGAGCGTCCTTTCGAGGAGGTCCTGGAGTCCGGCGAACCGGACTTCCCGTTCTGCCTCGCGTGGGCAAACCACACCTGGACCTGGAAGCGCGACCACGACCTCCAGGGACGTCTGATAGAGCAGGAGTACTCCGAGAAGGACGACCGGGAGCACATCCGGTGGCTTCTCGGGGCCTTCCGTGACAAGCGCTACATACGCGTCGAGGGACGGCCTCTAATCCTGATCTACTCCGTCCCCGAGCTTCCGGACCCGAGCCGGACCTTCTCGATCTGGCGCGAGGAGTGCGAGGCTGCGGGCGAGAAACCGCCCTACGTCGTAAAGATGGACACCTTCGGGAACTTCCGGCCCCCGAAGGACTTCGCCTGCGACGCATCGAGTGAGTTCTGGCCCCACTCAATGGAGCGCATGGCCGAGCGTCTTGAAGACTCTCACAAGGCTTTCCGGGAGAACCGCATCTACGACTACCGGGAGCTCGCCCTCGCTCAACTTGAGAGGCTCCGCGGCTTCCGGAAACGCTTCACCCGCTTCCCCTGCGTTATACCGAGCTGGGACAACACCGCCAGGTGGAAGGCGACGGGGGCTATGATCCTCTACCACTCCACTCCGGAAGTCTACCGGCGGTGGCTCTCGGAAGTTATCCGCTGGACGGCGGAGAACCTTGAACCGGAGAAGCGCTTTATCTTTCTGAACGCCTGGAACGAGTGGGGTGAGGGAACGCACCTTGAACCCGACCTCAAACACGGCCGGGCCTATCTCGAAGCGACCCGTGAAGCTCTCGCCGAGAACGGCTTCCAGGTCCCCGAGAGCGGGCCGACCGGGGAGGCCGAAGCATCCCCCGCCTCTCCTGAAGCTCGCTACGAGCGACTGCTCCAGAAGTACGACGCGCTTCAGGCCCAGCTCGCACGCTACGGAGACGAGGAGGAGTACTCGCCCCTACTTCTTCGCTCCGAGGCGCGCTACGCGCAGCTCCTCAAAAGAAATGAACGTCTCATGGAGGAACTGCGCCAGGCAAGAAGGAGGAACGAGGACCTACGCCTGCACCTGGAAAGGTTCGCAGACTCCAGGAGGTCCGGCGGGACCCTCGCTTCCTTACGCTCGCGAAGCCGGTCTGGAACCGCTAACGCCCGGCGCGGTACCGGCCTCCTCGCCTCCCTGAAGCAGCGCAACGAACGCCTTGCGACCCCGCTTATAAGAGCCGTCGAGTCGGTTCGCCTCGGCGGTCCCCGTGTGGTGGTCGAACGGCTGCGCCGCCTCTTTCGATAGACGGTAACAGTAACCCTCTCGACCCCCGGCCCACCCCAAGGTCCGGGGGTTTCGTACTTGATCTTATATTACCCGGTAATAAAATGTGAGCGTGAAAGACTTAGATATTTCGGTTATCTGGCAGGGGCGGAAGGGAAAAGTCTTTTCCGAGAGTTCAAGAGTTTTCGAGCGGGAACATTTCTACGAGCGAGAGGCGCGGAGGTTTTAGATGGTTTGTGAGAACTGCGGTATCAGGCCCGCGAGCGTGCAGGTATTTCAGCAGCACGGAGACGAGGCTGCGACGGCGTATTTGTGCACCCAGTGTGCGCGGAGGTTGGGGATGATCGGGGGTGGAGGTCCCGAGGGCGGGATGAACCCGTTTGAGATGTTGCAGAACCTGATTCAGCAGCAGAGCCAGGCGAGCGGCGGGGGGCTTTTCGAGGCGCTCACGCGCGAGGCGCAGGGGACGATCATGCGCGCTCGCGAGGCGTCGGCCGGGACGACGGCGGAGGATGCAATCGGCACGGACCATCTGCTCGCCGGGATCGTAACGGGCGAGAACGTTGCGACGCAGGCGCTCGACCGGGCAGGGGCGGACCTTGCCGCGATGAGGAGCCGCTTCAGCGAGTCGTTCGGCGATCCGGGCGACCGCGTGTTCACCTTCACTCCGAGCGCGAAGCAGGCTTTGCAGCTTTCGTTCGCGGCTGCCAGGCAGATGGGGGCTCAGCAGGTCGGGAGCGAGCACCTGCTGCTCGGGCTTCTTGCCGAGGGTGACGGGAATGCGTACAGGATCCTCCAGCAGAACGGTGCCGGTGATGCCGAGGCGCTGCGGCGCGAGATCCTCAGGCTGCTTCAGCAGAGAGGGGGAGGACAGACGGGGCCTCAGCAGAGAATGCCCGGTGGTGCCATGGGAGCCTTCCCCGGCGGTGGTGGCGCGGGCGGCGGACAGCAGCCACCCACGGGTAGCAGGACGCCCACCCTCGATCAGGTCAGCCGCGACCTGACCGAAGCGGCCAGAAACGGAGAGCTCGACCCGGTTATCGGGCGGGCCGAGGAGATCGCGCGCGTCGTGCGCATCCTCTCGCGTCGCACAAAGAACAACCCGGTCCTTATCGGGGAGGCGGGTGTCGGCAAGACGGCCGTGGCCGAAGGGCTCGCGCAGCGCATCGTGAGCGAGGACATCCCGGAGTCGCTTCGCGGCAAGCGGGTGCTCTCGCTCGCCGTCGGTGATCTTGTCGCCGGCACGCGCTTCCGGGGGGACTTCGAGGAGCGGATGCAGCAGATGCTAAAGGAGATCCAGCAGGAAGAGAAGAACATCGTCCTGTTCATCGACGAGTTGCACACGATCGTCGGCGCGGGTGGCGCGGAGGGCGCGGTGAACGCGTCGAACATGATCAAGCCCGCCCTTGCCCGCGGTGAGCTTCAGGTTGTCGGGGCGACGACGCTCGATGAGTACCGCAAGCACATCGAGAAGGACCCGGCCCTTGAGCGGCGCTTCCAGCCCGTGCTCGTGGACGAGCCGACCGTCGAGGAGACGAAGGCCGTCCTGTTCGGTCTGCGGGACCGTTACGAGGCGCATCACCGCGTCCGCATCTCCGATGAGGCGATCACGGCCGCCGCAGAGCTCTCGGACCGCTACATAACCGACCGCTTCCTGCCGGACAAGGCCATAGACCTTCTGGACGAGGCCGCCGCCGAGGTGCGCCTGCGCTCGACGGTGCCGCCGGTCGACTTCCGCCGCATAGAGGAGGAGATCGCCTCCCTGGAGAACGACAAGGACGAGGCGGTGCGCGCCGAGGACTACGAGAAGGCCGCCGGCTACAAGCAGCGCATCGAGCAGCTCAAGCTGGAGCTCGAGGAGCAGCAGGCCGGGTGGGCCGGCAGGCGCGAGTCCAACTCCCCGGAGGTCGGCAAGGAGGACATCGCCCGCATCCTTGAGGAGTGGACGGGCGTCCCTGCGACGAACATTGTCCAGGAAGAGGCCGAGCGGCTGATGAACCTGGAGAGCGTCCTGCACGAGCGCGTCGTCGGTCAGGACGAGGCGGTAACGGCCGTCGCCGAGGCGATAAGGCGCTCGCGGGCCGGGATCAAGGACCCGAAGCGTCCCGTGGGATCGTTTATCTTCCTCGGTCCGACGGGCGTCGGGAAGACCGAGCTTGCGCGGGCGCTGGCGGCGTACCTCTTCGGTGAGGAGGACGCCATGATCCGCATCGACATGTCCGAGTACCAGGAGAAGCACACCGTCAGCAGGCTCGTCGGGGCGCCTCCGGGCTATGTCGGCTACGACGAGGCGGGGCAGCTCACCGAGCAGGTCCGTCGCCGTCCGTACTCGGTGGTCCTCTTCGACGAGATCGAGAAGGCCCACCCGGACGTGTTCAACACGCTGCTTCAGGTGCTCGACGACGGACGCCTGACCGACGCGCAGGGCCGGACGGTCAGCTTCGAGAACACGGTCATCATTATGACCTCGAACGTAGGCAGCCAGCACCTCGTCTCCACAAGGCAGTTCGGGTTCACCTCGCAGGACGGCGTGGACGTGAACGAGACGGAGCGGCGCGCCAGAAACGCGCTGGAGCAGGCCTTCCGGCCGGAGTTCCTGAACCGGGTGGACGAGATCATCGTCTTCAAGCCGCTCTCGAAGGAAGACGTGGTGAAGATCGTGGACATCATGCTTGCCCGCCTCAACCACAACCTCAGAAGTCAGAACGTGAGCGTCGAGGTAACACAGAGCGCAAAGGAGTTCCTCGCCGAAGAGGGCTACGACCCGAAGTACGGCGGCCGACCGCTCGCCCGGGCGATCCGGCGCCTCATCGAGAACCCTCTCTCCGGCAAGCTTATAAACGGCGAGTTCTCCGAGGGCGATACCGTCCTTGTCGACAAGCCCGAGGACTCCGAGGGCCTGACGTTCGCCGCCAAGGAGACCGTATCAGGGTAAAGTAGCGCTACATAGATACAAGCCGAGGGAAGCCGAGCATGCCTGAGAACCTCCGCTTCTCTACCGGAAGCAGAGAAAGAGAGGCTCCGAACTTTCGGAGCCTCTCTTCTTTGTGTTGGTAATTTGTCCGGAGCGGGCTACTCCAGGACGAAGGTTATGGCGAGGTTTACCTTGTAGCCTGTTATCTGGCCGTTCTCGATCAGGACGTTCATGTCCTTTACCCAGGCGCCCTCGACGTTCCTGAGCGTCTGGTTGGCGCGATCCACGCCTTCCTTTATGGCGTCCTCGAAGCTGGTGCTGGAGGTTGCGCTGATCTCCGTTACCCTTGCGACCGACATGCTGATCTCCTTTCCTCGCTCTCCCCGTTGCTCCTCGGTGGCACGCTAAAAGCCCGGTATGGGCACTACCTCGAACGCTTCCTTGTCGGCGCCGCAGTCAGGGCACTTCTCAGGGATCTCGCCCTCCCAGTGGTAGCCGCAGTTCGTGCAGGCCCAGTGGATTTTCTCGGCCTCCGGCTCTTTGTCGGACATAAGATCCACCTCACCCCGCTACAGCCTCTACGGTTCGCCGGTAATACTTCTCGGGCGCAGAACGCGTGCCGAAAACGCAGACCACCTTCAGATTTTGGACCTCCTCTCCTGAGGCGTTCTCCCGCTTTCTCCTCTTGCATGTCCATACCCGGCGGCTACGGACCCTAATCACGCTCTGCGGACCATGTCGGCGACTTCGGGGACGAGGTTGTCGAGAAGGTAGGGGGTGGAGAGAATGGTGTTGAATGAGAGCGCGCCGTAGTTGGCGTCCTCCGGGTCGGAGAGGTAGACGACCCGGTCCTCCCGCACGGCGGAGAGCCGACCGAAGAGCTCGTTTGCGCGCAGCTCCTCTTCCTCCTGCGGCGTAGCGGAGAAGCAGACCAGAACGTCCGAGTCCACGCGGCTGAACTGCTCCTCGCTGATCTCCACCGCAAATTGCCCCTCCTTGGAGAGAGAAGCCGCCTCCTCCGAGAGCCTGAAGCCGAGGTCGGTGAAGAAGCTCGTGCTCCGGTCCTCCTCGGTGTAGAAGTAGAAGAGGCCGTCTCCCGTCCCGATAACGGACACCGTCGCGCCTTCGAGCTCCGGGTACTCCTCACGCGTCGTCTCGAAGCGACCTTCGAGGTCGGAGATCAGGCCGTTCGCCCGGTCTTCGTGCCCGAGAGCCCGGCCGATGACTCGGGTCTGCTCCTGCCAGGGGACGCCGAAGTCAACCCAGCGGTCCGACTGCGGAAGGGTCGGGGCGATCTCCGAGAGCGTCTCGTAGTCCTGCTCGGTCATGCCGGAGGAGATGCCTACGATAAGGTCAGGCTCGACGCTCGCCACCGACTCGAAGTTGATGGAGTCAATGCCTGCTATCGTCTCGGGGGTCTGATCCCCAAGCTCGTCCTCGGCCCAGGGCCAGACGGCGTGCTCGTACTCCCCGAACCACTCCCGCACCCCGACAAGCGTCCCTCCGAGCGCGAGGATCGGATCCTGGTCCGTGTAGCCGACCGAGACGACCCGCCCGGGTACGCCCTCGATCTCCGTCGAGCCGTACTTGTGCTCGATCGTGCGCGTCTCGCCGGAACGGCTCTCCTCCTCCGAGCCTCCGCCGCACCCGACGGCCCCGAGGAGCAGAAGGCTCCCGCCCCCCGCGAGAAACCGTCTGCGGGTGAACCGTCTACGCGCGAGCCCGCTTGCAGACCTTCTTCCGGACAGGATCAACTCCCCTGTCATACGCTCTCCTTCCGTTCTCGTAGCCTGTTTGGGTCCGGAGGTCCGGGGAGCCTCCGGACGGCCTCAGCTCAAGCGTCGGACCGCTTCTCCGGCTTGCACGAGCGCCGCGGGGTGTGCGAGGTCCTTCCCGGTGCCAGGAACGCTCGTGCGGCGCACCGCTACCCGGTCGTCTCTTCGGTAGTGGTCTGGCCGTCTGCTTCGGTGGCTTCGGCGAGCATCGGGACTATCTGCTCCAGGGCATAGGGGATGCTCAAGGGAGACTGCCAGCCGAAGGCCTCCTCGGTGAGACCTTCGAGGTAGACGACGCGGCCCTCCTGCATGGCCGGGATCCGGTTTATAAGAGGGTTCTCCTCGATGGCCCGACGCCCGCCTTCGGTGAAGGAGATCTGGTCCCACACGAGCACGTCCGCCTCAAGCAGCTCGACCTGCTCCTCGCTCAGGTTCGCAAAGAAAGAGTCTCCGGCCAGCTCGGTGAACTCCTCCGGCACCGTGAAGCCGAGCGAGGTGAAGAACCTGGAGCGCAGGTCCTCCTCCGCAAAGACCCCGAAAGACTCCCCGGTGTAGGTCGCGATGGAGATCGTCTTTCCCTCGAACTGCGGGTTCTGCCGCCGCGCCTCCTCGAACTGCGCCTCTACCTCTGCTACAAGCTCCTCGGCCCGCTCGGGCCGGCCGACGGCCCGGCCGAGAAGCTGCGTGGTCTCCTGCCAGGGCATGCCGTAGTCTATGTAGTCCTCGGACTGCGCCACCGTCGGGGCTATCTCCGAGAGCGTGTCGTAGTCCTCCTGCGTCATGCCGGAGTACGCCCCGACGATAAGGTCGGGCTCTAGCGCGGCGATCGCCTCGAAGTTGAGACCTTCGGGCATGTTGAGGATCTCGGGGTCGGCGTCCCCGGCGGCGTCCTCGGCCCACTCCCGGATAACGTCGTTCTCGTCGCCGTACCAGTACCTCACCCCGACGGGCGAGACCCCGAGCGCGTAGAGGTAGTCGTGCTCCTGATAGCCGAGCGAGACAACCCTCTCGGGCATACCCTCTATCTCGGTAGAGCCGTACTTGTGCTCGACCGTGCGCGTCTGCGCCGAACCGCCGGAGCCCCCCTCCGAGCCCCCGGACCCTCCGCCGCACCCGGCGGCCCCGAGGACCAGCATCCCCCCGACGCCGGCAAGAAACTCCCTGCGGCT
It contains:
- a CDS encoding alpha/beta hydrolase, coding for MKEHRREAGRITGRRGAALPAGRLARLSLGAAVFSGAAAGAALAGARLAARRFGTPEEKETRFLTPWELGLPYEDVAFRTEDGLRLGAWWLPNPQAQRTVVILSGHNGARQDTLGIGGALYRAGSNVLLLDNRGRGSSEGDRVSLGGHERLDARAAVGYALGRAPEVPLALLGYSMGGAVALMTAADDRRVGAVVADSPFASQRELLLRHLRERIGPLAGPTLALASTFLDYRMSEVEPVRYVARISPRPLLLIHGEQDDVTDPNDSRRMFAAAGEPKELWTVPEAAHVESYYADREVYCRRVIGFLDRSL
- a CDS encoding BON domain-containing protein, which codes for MTDREGRPEESPDIGQAPTEESPERELGDSIGATPEAVEEAEGYTDPETGAEETDPALRESETVQDEVEELLELLADTEIEVVSSQDGVVALSGEVATQEDLDTLVAEILGLDGIVEVDTSEVEVIG
- a CDS encoding sulfotransferase family protein; this encodes MRERSHPEKHSASEEGRDTARLLEVPPAPPVCIAGMHRSGTSTLSQLLYRLGLDLGDESEMFAGDESNADGYFENRRFVAVSNEIFRLRRGGWDLPPDLEPGWFRKEEFAKVREEAAALMEDFAGGGAWGWKDPRATLTMGLWLDLAPDLRVVAPVRNPLEVAASLRSRGASSVEFGLNLWTVYNRRLLEEVPEGQLMITHYEAFFRRPQEELRRVLDFCGMHASEQLISLVRSRVVRGLRHHLYTAQDLLEADPSGEVRELYAQLCNLAGWPAER
- a CDS encoding glycoside hydrolase family 99-like domain-containing protein, which gives rise to MSERSATNSPGDASPEAAPKLLAFYLPQFHPIPENDRWWGKGYTEWTNVANAKPLFPGHYQPHLPADLGFYDLRLPEARKAQADLARSYGIHGFCYYHYWFNGRRLLERPFEEVLESGEPDFPFCLAWANHTWTWKRDHDLQGRLIEQEYSEKDDREHIRWLLGAFRDKRYIRVEGRPLILIYSVPELPDPSRTFSIWREECEAAGEKPPYVVKMDTFGNFRPPKDFACDASSEFWPHSMERMAERLEDSHKAFRENRIYDYRELALAQLERLRGFRKRFTRFPCVIPSWDNTARWKATGAMILYHSTPEVYRRWLSEVIRWTAENLEPEKRFIFLNAWNEWGEGTHLEPDLKHGRAYLEATREALAENGFQVPESGPTGEAEASPASPEARYERLLQKYDALQAQLARYGDEEEYSPLLLRSEARYAQLLKRNERLMEELRQARRRNEDLRLHLERFADSRRSGGTLASLRSRSRSGTANARRGTGLLASLKQRNERLATPLIRAVESVRLGGPRVVVERLRRLFR
- a CDS encoding ATP-dependent Clp protease ATP-binding subunit, which encodes MIGGGGPEGGMNPFEMLQNLIQQQSQASGGGLFEALTREAQGTIMRAREASAGTTAEDAIGTDHLLAGIVTGENVATQALDRAGADLAAMRSRFSESFGDPGDRVFTFTPSAKQALQLSFAAARQMGAQQVGSEHLLLGLLAEGDGNAYRILQQNGAGDAEALRREILRLLQQRGGGQTGPQQRMPGGAMGAFPGGGGAGGGQQPPTGSRTPTLDQVSRDLTEAARNGELDPVIGRAEEIARVVRILSRRTKNNPVLIGEAGVGKTAVAEGLAQRIVSEDIPESLRGKRVLSLAVGDLVAGTRFRGDFEERMQQMLKEIQQEEKNIVLFIDELHTIVGAGGAEGAVNASNMIKPALARGELQVVGATTLDEYRKHIEKDPALERRFQPVLVDEPTVEETKAVLFGLRDRYEAHHRVRISDEAITAAAELSDRYITDRFLPDKAIDLLDEAAAEVRLRSTVPPVDFRRIEEEIASLENDKDEAVRAEDYEKAAGYKQRIEQLKLELEEQQAGWAGRRESNSPEVGKEDIARILEEWTGVPATNIVQEEAERLMNLESVLHERVVGQDEAVTAVAEAIRRSRAGIKDPKRPVGSFIFLGPTGVGKTELARALAAYLFGEEDAMIRIDMSEYQEKHTVSRLVGAPPGYVGYDEAGQLTEQVRRRPYSVVLFDEIEKAHPDVFNTLLQVLDDGRLTDAQGRTVSFENTVIIMTSNVGSQHLVSTRQFGFTSQDGVDVNETERRARNALEQAFRPEFLNRVDEIIVFKPLSKEDVVKIVDIMLARLNHNLRSQNVSVEVTQSAKEFLAEEGYDPKYGGRPLARAIRRLIENPLSGKLINGEFSEGDTVLVDKPEDSEGLTFAAKETVSG
- a CDS encoding dodecin family protein, whose amino-acid sequence is MSVARVTEISATSSTSFEDAIKEGVDRANQTLRNVEGAWVKDMNVLIENGQITGYKVNLAITFVLE
- a CDS encoding rubredoxin-like domain-containing protein, producing MSDKEPEAEKIHWACTNCGYHWEGEIPEKCPDCGADKEAFEVVPIPGF
- a CDS encoding iron-siderophore ABC transporter substrate-binding protein, giving the protein MTGELILSGRRSASGLARRRFTRRRFLAGGGSLLLLGAVGCGGGSEEESRSGETRTIEHKYGSTEIEGVPGRVVSVGYTDQDPILALGGTLVGVREWFGEYEHAVWPWAEDELGDQTPETIAGIDSINFESVASVEPDLIVGISSGMTEQDYETLSEIAPTLPQSDRWVDFGVPWQEQTRVIGRALGHEDRANGLISDLEGRFETTREEYPELEGATVSVIGTGDGLFYFYTEEDRSTSFFTDLGFRLSEEAASLSKEGQFAVEISEEQFSRVDSDVLVCFSATPQEEEELRANELFGRLSAVREDRVVYLSDPEDANYGALSFNTILSTPYLLDNLVPEVADMVRRA
- a CDS encoding iron-siderophore ABC transporter substrate-binding protein, which translates into the protein MQERVFDRLGGVVRGGLSRREFLAGVGGMLVLGAAGCGGGSGGSEGGSGGSAQTRTVEHKYGSTEIEGMPERVVSLGYQEHDYLYALGVSPVGVRYWYGDENDVIREWAEDAAGDADPEILNMPEGLNFEAIAALEPDLIVGAYSGMTQEDYDTLSEIAPTVAQSEDYIDYGMPWQETTQLLGRAVGRPERAEELVAEVEAQFEEARRQNPQFEGKTISIATYTGESFGVFAEEDLRSRFFTSLGFTVPEEFTELAGDSFFANLSEEQVELLEADVLVWDQISFTEGGRRAIEENPLINRIPAMQEGRVVYLEGLTEEAFGWQSPLSIPYALEQIVPMLAEATEADGQTTTEETTG